In Hyperolius riggenbachi isolate aHypRig1 chromosome 1, aHypRig1.pri, whole genome shotgun sequence, the genomic window cacagtgactcgatttgtacaataaaaaacataccaatcggacagtacagattctctttaaaggaaaactctgTGAGGTTTCATTGGATTGCTGAATAATATAAATCTTTTAAAAATCTTTTACTTGTCCCAGGTTATCAGCTACAGACGTGTTAAACTTGAGACAAAAGGAGAAATGTGTTGCTTGATTATTGGAAACTGCAACTACAAAACAGTTATACTAAAAGACAATAGAATAAATGGATTCAACCTGGGAAAACCTGCTAACCAGTGTTAACACAGCAGAAAGTATAACACACTCTTAAAAATCGACCTAAACTCACTTCATGATACATAGGGGCCTATTGgagaaaaatgtatgcatttgaCAGTCTTATAAAGCAGATCATAGGCAGTGGCATTCGAATAGTATTCAAAGCCTTATTGCAGTGGCTGATGTAATAACTGAACAGGTTTAGTTGCTACATGTTTCAGGAATGGCTCTTAAAATGTCTTatttaaagcgaacccgaggtgagagggatgtgaaggctgacattattatttatgtagtacatatactgtgtgtatatatatatatatatatatatatatatatatatatatatatatatatatatatatatatatatatatatacatatatatatatacacacacatatgacatgtttatttccttttaagtagtgcacattgcctgcctgtcctgctgatcctctgccgccaATACTTTAAGccaaaataagcatgcagatcagatgtctatgacaaatctgacaagattagctgcatgcttgtttcaggtgtgtgatttagacactactgaccagaaagatcagcaggactgccaggcaactggtattgtttaaaaggaaatgcacaaggcagcctccataggtctaaCACCTCGGGCTCCTTTTAAGGTAAGGACAAATACAATTTTcactgaaattattattattattgatacaaatattagaaatgcatctgcttgttCTCCATCTCCTCTTACATTTTCCTACAGCAATAGTGAATCCCAGAATGTAATGCCTGACAAGACACCCAGGTTCTCCTGCAAGGGGAAACCCGTGTACCACTTTTTATGGACCAGCACCTTTTCAGAGTACATTGTGATGCCTCACTATTCAGTTGCAAAACTTCATGACAAAATGCCATTGGACAAAGCTTGTctttttggatgtggttttacttgcGGATATGGAGCAGCTGTCAAAGTTGCCAAGTTAAGTAGATAATATTGATAGTATTACATTGCCATAAATTAGGATGCAGACTTTTATTACTACATGTTTGGTTGGTAAACTCCAGCAGACAGCAAACCTGAAGAAGCTTTAGTATGGCAATACAAAGGAGGCAGCGGATCCGGTGTTGCTGTAAGCtatgtatttattgttttatgcAGAATGCAACATGCAGCAGGAATATACAGTCTTACTTTGCTATGTCCAACCGTACAtcaggtgggagggtgacacatTCATTCCTGGGCACTAGACAGGAGCCTGAGTCAAAAGGGATCAGCCTCGGAAAAAGCACGACTGTGCGAAACGACCGTGTGGCTTCTGCATATCATAAGAGAGAGAGACTAAATACACAGCTTACAGCAGTGCCAGATATGTTGCCGTCTTTGTATTGCCAATCTCAACACTTGATCTATACATCCAGAGCACGCTGTCATGCTACTAGGTGAAAGGAGCGAGCTGCTCAGGTCAGTGCCCTCAAGTTATTTTCATTGCTCTTATAGACTGAGTGCCGGCACACAAAACCTTCTTCTCCCTTCATTGTAACAGAAGCTGGATTATACTGGTAACTACCAGATAGGAATGGCCATGTCTAGGAggactcacggagaagcatgtgatttgtttaatcagctgatagatttgcaaagctctgacttGCTTCAAACACATCctactttagcacatgatcatgactagcaaatcagagacttacatatctatcacctgaccatacTGATTATATGGTTCTCCATGAGTTTtcttagacatgaccatcactactaccAGGATTATAGAAAACACCAGGTGCGGCtccccatatttatttatttttttaaggtggAAAAGAAACTTCCTACAAATCCCACTGACACTGCAAAGTTCTCAAAGTTTGGGCAAAGACtaggtaacaaaaaaaaaaaaatagggtacATATTGAGACTTATTTTAGAAAAAAGGTGTTTATATTTGGGACACACATTATTTTTggggcactttttattttttgaatgttaCCTTTTAAGTTGGAATCCCCCACATTAATTATTGCAGGTGGGTTAAATTTGATAGTAACATCATTTGCAATTTCTGGATTTACATGAGAAGCTTTAGTGAGAACGTTGTGAAGATTATCTGGGGTTAAATCTGTTGGTTAACAGTGCATTGTTATTGTACAGGTGGAGCCCGGTACTACTTGTGCTGTATTTGGACTGGGAGCAGTTGGATTATCTGCTATAATTGGCTGTAAAGTGTCTGGAGCTACAAGAATTATTGCTGTGGATATAAACAGCAGCAAGTTTGAAAAGGCAAAACAGTTTGGAGCTACGGATTGCATTAACCCTAATGATTACAGCAAACCAATCCAGGACGTGATCGTAGAAATGAATGGACAAGGAGTGCATTATTCCTTTGAATGTATCGGCACTACAGAATGCATGGTATGCCAGTCTAAATGTTTGTATCACTATTCTTGGGTGTTTGCTTTTTTAGAAAGCCAGCAAAGGTGTGCCTACAGTATGTCTattggatttgtgggcaggccacataGGCCGTGGCCTTGGGCAGCAGGATGGCTGAGGCACCATTGCAGCTGATCATCTGTTTCCCCCTCTGTTTGTGGTGCttgtgttttattactgcttcctgCCTGCACAGATCCCCTGCCCACACAATGCTAATGAGAAACCAGCTCTCCTTCACAAATATCCCCTTTCTTCactgcatatacagagcagcagatcAATCAGCAGTGCTAGTGGCTGACAGTGGGGAAAGCGAGTGGTGTGTCATgggcttcaaatacaggaagtgactcaCTCCAATACAAAGTTCCAGCCTCTCAAATGAGGCGATGTTGTAGATAGGCCCCCAGGCTGTTGGGTTCACCAACGGGAAAGCaaaaaagggtgtgaacattggagggGCCGTATCTCAGTTGGCTGGGGGTgagggcatgatttgtagttacagccctggtatcttaTATTGAACAATAGAGCATAGATACATAAATGTCTGTTTTTCCATTTTATCTACAAGAATGTTCCCATAAGAAATGCAAATATATATAGAGGTATAGTATGCATAGCTTTAATATGTGGAATTTCACTTGAGCACTTCACTTCAGGAACAATTTTTATTTTAGCTTTGGATAAAGTGGAAGGAGTTTAGACTTGGTCTTTTAGTTATATATGTGCCTCTATTGGGGATCTTCCTAATCCTGGAGCCTCCATGAACAACTATGACTTTAATATGAATTCTTGCAGAGCCAGAGATAGGAAATAAGGGACAGCAATACAAATGCAACAGGAGTTATTCTATATCCATCTTTTTGCTGTACCATTACTGTTGGCTATTTCTTTGATTTTGAGGTTCACTTTGGTAATGAAATAGCCAACAGTAATGGTACAGCAAAAAGATGTATATAGAATAACTCCTGTTGCATTTGTATTGCTGTCCCTTATTTCCTATCTCTGGCTCTGCAAGAATTCATATTAAAGTCATAGTTGTTCATGGAGGCTCCAGGATTAGGAAGATCCCCAATAGAGGCACATACAGGTATATAAGTAAAAGACCAACTTTAAACTCCTTCCATATTATCCAAAGCTAAAATAAAAATTGTTCCTGAAGTGCTCAAGTGAAATTCCACATATTAAAGTAATGCATACTTTTTTTTCTAATGTAATAGTAATGTAATACCATTAAGAAATACCTCTATATAAATTTACATTTCTTATGGGAAAATTCTTGTAGATAAAATGGAAAAACAGACAGTAGTATAAACCCAAAAGTTAATCTCTCAAATTAGCTATACCTCTCAAACTATCTAAAGCTGAAAGAAGACATTTACTAAGTCAGAATttgaatttgatttttttttaaatccaaattAACTTAGATACCAAACACACCTAAACATATAATACAGTATTACATTCCTGAGAATATTGATTTGTTTGCATGTGTTTCCGATTTAGAGAGCTGCCTTGGAGTGCACACAGCTGGGATACGGGTTCAGTGTGATTATTGGAGATGCTGCTCCTAATGAGTACATCACTTTTGATCCATATCTGCTGCTTACAGGACGAACCTGGACAGGCTGTGTTTTCGGAGGTATGATTAACAGATCAAACCACAATTAATGTACATGGCTAAGATGATTAAGGGATTTTATTTGTAAGATTCTGTATAATCATTTGAGGAGTCTTAAAGGAGAATGCCAGTCTAAGTAAATATCGGTGTGTCTGGTCTCATAAAGCAAAACCGCAGTAACAACGAGGAATGGTGACCtggaaacaaaatattttttttcaaacattagacTTAGATACGTAAGTAATGCTAACTTCAAAGTTGATTGATCAGGTCAAATGACTGCACTGTGTCGTAAGAAAGATAGGGGTTGCTTTACAAAATGTTCTCCTTGTGCTCTTTTCTATTACAGGTAATAAGAAGCCCATTGAATGTAAGTTTCTAATCACCTGACATCCCTCAGGAGTTACTGGCAAATTCAATAACTGGCTTCACCTAGGCAATGGCTAAGCCGAAAGAGCCTCAagcagaaaaataaaagtcaTTCTGCAGCTGTGGGACAATGTTGTAGAAAGTTTTTGTGCTGTTGAGCTGTCTTTCAGGACCACAGCGCAAAACCTTGCTCCAGCATTACTGTCACACCTCCAATCATGGCCTCAGTCTGGGCATCCCAACACTTTGGTGGCGGTTTTACGTTAAATAATTCTACACTTAGAAATAGTCAACGAGCACTCTATCATGTGACTGTGACTATGTTGGGAAACAGATGAAGTATAATGACAAACTTTATATGCTTATTATGCTTTATGCAAATATGTTAAATTAGTCCTCTGTTTAATATTAACCGGATTGTGTTTTTCAGGTTATAAAAGTAAAGAAAGTATTCCGAAACTAGTAAATGATTATATGGCAAAGAAATATAATGTAGATGGATTAGTAAGCCATACATTACCATTTCACTCTATTAAAGAAGGATTTGAGCTTTTACAGGCTGGCAAAAGGTAATATAATAGTATTGTTGATAGCAATGTTATTATTATCTAAACCACAATGAGGAACTCCCATGATAATGTGATGAAGGTGGACTGACCTTCTAATTACCACAGACAAGAATAGATTTAATCTCTATTCAGCACAGCACAACGTGTTTCGCCAGTCAAATCCGGCTTCATCAGGTACAATCTATATGACAGTGTAAAaggaacattatttaatgttGCAGTTTGAAATGTAATACCGGTATATTAGAATTTTAAGTCGGGTTAATTTTCTTTATGTGCATTTTCAATAACTGCAGTTatgaaaaaatgcatttagaaatatATCAGAATGATGAATCATTTTTGTAACTTTAACATTGTAACATAAGGTTGCAGTGGATAGCTTCTTGACTACCCTAAATGCTGCAGCCTCTTCACAGTTTACTCCTTCCCCTTCCTGGCAGTTGGCTGGGTCATGTGGCATCTCAGTGATGTGATCCATGTCATGTGGTTATGTAGTTGACTGTGATCCTGGCCAAAGCCACACCTCCCCGGGGACTAACAGCCAATGGATAGGCTGCCAGTCACTATTGTGGAGGCAGCAAGGTTTAAAGTGGCATGCaatgcaacgcaactgaccaATGTGTACTTTAATTGTCAAGCATTGTGCACTTCAATGTGTGCAATCCTAGCACCGCACTGCATGTCGCAACTGAggagcagggccaggccgaggcagaggcgagagaggctccagcctcagggcgcagtgtaggagggggcacacgactcactcagctatcattcccttattgtgtttgaagcagagagaaataagaagagggaatacatggcagtgactgcaagccagataactagagattaaggcgtTAGGgtgtttgggggccctggggcgccttttagtctaatagcaatcagtgtgtgacggctggggtgggagggatggaggggcgcactttggtgtctcagccgtgGGTGCTGGAGGcctttgtcccggctctgctgaggAGGCGTGCAGTGTTCATAGACTTTGAATGACACCACTAAACAGTGTCCATTACAATGCAACATGAGTATGAAAGCACTCTAAGGAAGATTAGAATATGTACAAGTAATAGGGATATATGTTGGCTGCTAAGAGAGATGCAGAAAACATGCTAAACATTTTAGACACAGGCCAGAATAGGGGTTGGTTTACATTTTTTGCTTAAACCTgttaacatatttttttattgttcTTCATTAAAAGCATCCGTACAGTCCTGCTATTCTAATCTGAAGGAAAACCTTGACGTTCTTCAAAAACATTTTGGCATCAAGACCCTCAAAagaaaattatttaggatactttCAGTGGCATACAAGACACAGTTTCTCTTTTCCTTTGCTGACTGATTAAACTTTATGGAAGTATCTCACCTAAAATAAAATAAGCCATCAGTAATAGCACATAATgacttattgttttttttcccatctttttaaaattatttatcACTTTAGCCTGcgggttgttttttttcttaaggaggtaaacaattttcacatttcaatgctcccccctttcatttgccagtaactttatcactacttatcacacctaaatgatctatatctttttttttaccacaaattaggctttttgtgggtgatatttattttcagtagtTACTTTGTTTTTCATggattttaaaaggaaaacaaggaagaaaataaaaataaaaattgcacggttctcctgttggactcaaagtgcttgagagctgcagccaacaAGCTCAGTAGGCCACCCGGCAGGAGGTCTTGTCTAAGGACTCCTTGTTGAACAAGTTCTGATTTACTGAAcagctttttggccactagatggtgatACGCACTATTCAGAAACTGGTAAAAcagttttttaagtttatttttactttcattttaatgAATGAACATTAGACTTTGATTGaagccatgttcattcataaacaaCAGTTTGATTGGCTCAAGGAAcacatattcccgttcaccaatcttTGCTGAATGAGTCCCGCTGTGAACGAGTGGCGTGAGCACATACGCACACATGCCGCTTATTGACAGGACTCGTCTGTGTACATCTTGCTTGAGTAACCATGGCTCAAACTGGATGCATATGTACGTCCAATTTGAGTTAAGTTACCAGCCCCACATGGTAACTGTAAAGGAGTTAAAGTAACTTCGTTGTGACACATACAAACACCCTGAAAGTATTGATATTTGTATAAGTACATCAATGCTTCTCTGAATCCCTCATGCCACGTTTCTGGCCATCTTTGATTTTGGGACTTGCTCAAAGTCTGCACAAAGTTAATTAACTGCCCAACTCAACCACGTGTCATTGCTGATTTGAACCCCCTCAACATGCGAGGCAGAAGCACATCACTAACCAGCAGACAATAAGAATAATGTTTTATCACTCAGTGATCTTTAAGCAAAGGTACAAAAGGCTATCTTTAAAGCCTCTTTTGTATGAGAGGCTGAATTGTGCGCTTGTTGGGCAGTGCAGCCTCTAATctaccagccacaccagtaccttCTGTCCACAAATAAATGCATGCCCaaaggcagcatttgtaacctcaCACATATCAGCACTTGGTACACTGTGCAGTTACCTGACAGTAAACCCCCCCACCACCCGCATCATGATTTGTCCAAGTTTGGTTGCAGCCCAGCTTTCATGTAACTTTCTAGAAAGCTTTTGGTCAGTGCACAGGAGCAGCTAACTGGTGGTTCATTTCCTGCATTCCGCCTCCTGTTTTAAAGAGACCTTATTCTTGGTCCACTGGTGCTctatttcatttttttcacaaATGTTTGTAGAAGTGGTCTGCATGGTTAGATGTTTGATTTTATACAGCTGGGGCCACTGAAATGATTGGAACACCTGGATTTAGTTATTTGGATGGGCATCCCAATACCTTTGGCAGTAAGTGTATGTGTTTGTGAACTGcagctttatttatttatcatCCTTCCCGTTTTTTCCTTGTGCATTGCTGGCTCCTGCAAATTTACATTGCATTACAAAATGGGAGGCTGGACAAGGGTTTCATTTTTTCTTGTCTTACTAATCtcaaaactgcagcagcaataagGTATATCTCCAGCCTTCCAGTATGTACCATGATTTATGTGCCTTAAGTTGAATACTCACCGTAGcgacgcaggaagatggatccagcaaccAATCCATCTTCCTTTATGCACAATGTCATGCAGCGTCACATGAAGTCAGCAATCCTGGTACTTTGCGTGGAGTTGTCTGGAATCTTAAAGATCCTATGCGCCGTGGTGGTTGTTCAACAAACTTAGAAAAAGACATCCatataagaaagaaatgaaactaCATATAGTAGCCAGCAGTTGCAaaaaattatatacagtatacttttTGGGGGACACactacataaaaacatttaaagaggagctgttaggtataaggtctcagagaaaataaacacatatatcagtagctaaagattggctgtacttacattacatatgcatttcactgtccacgtttggatttcacagaatttgtatatagtatatgcagagatagatgctcctgacagctcatggcaggctccatgtttttctgtgaaatgtgtcgtcatgtcctgcctgcttcctgatcacagataagctcctacttgaacaacacagtgtgcagtgaatattaatgagccatgtggctaggaacaatagctgactcctgcagagtactctgccccgagatttatcagtgctacacgctggactgattacaagcttctgtaacgtctcattagcagccgaggggagggccccagaatgctttgcagtttagtatgcggcttgcgtctttatgggtctataacagacttgctgataagcacacatcaaaggtaactgagatttttatcttcactaatggcttttgagcttccttctaaactgtttaacacaggagaatagaggtttaaattagcttctgcagcctgacagttactctttaaaaacaaACAGTGAGTGGGGGTCCACAAGGGTAaaatgcagggctgtgaagtcagagttgaggagtcggaacaattttgggtacccagagtcgaagttggagtcggtggtttcataaactgaggagtcggagtcagtgagtcagatgattttcataccaactccacagccctagcaAAATGTATAGATATATGATCAAAAAATACACCACAATACAGATCAAAGATCAACACTGACAACAGATATGGCTGTCATGAtaagcataaaatcaatgtaatagCACCAATAATaactaaggccggtttcacacttctAACCGGCATTATAGGTGCGATGATTGCATACCACACTGCAAGCTAACCATATCCTTCGGGGATTACCGTGGCAATGCACGGgaatctcccttctggctgcaagacaagcaggaagtgagcctctctagtgctcacttcctgtgaccaAAATTAGAATTGTGCAGAAGTatattgaaaaaatacacttccgtgcatgcGTGCCACAATGCGAAtgttgaaaaattttaaaaagctGCATCACAATAGATCAACCGCAGGTCCCCGTGCATGCTGGCCCCTAACAGACTGTTGCCCGTGCGTCAAATTGGAGACTTCTGGCGCACCACGCCAAGTATGAAATGCCCCACAGACTTGCATTGGTTTAGCATTACCTTGCGGCAAAATGAGGTAACGCACCATGCCAGTGTAAAAAGGGCCTCAATGACCAAATGAGACCTCCAAACTATATATGCCATCACTTGAAGAGAGACCTATGACCAGCGCTTGTGCAAAGTGAAATATAGCTCAGAGTTGTTATCGCTGCACGTTGCTAAGCATTGTCCGCGTGATTGCGCGCATGCATACATGTCGTGAGATCGCGAAAATGATCATCGCTCAAAAAATTTCCGGTCGTAGGAAAAATCATTGTGAAAATTGCGTAgtgggtatggacctttaggAATCAGGCTAGCGAATATTACCATGGTCCAAGTCTGTATCCTGAAAGCAGTTTTCAAGTTACTTACCATAGCCTACAGTACCATTGCTACCTGTGGATTGTTTCAACTGCAAAGTCCAAGGATCATGCTAAAAAATCCTCAACCTCGTCACACTGCAACGGCCCCACTGCCATGTTTCTTGAAAAAGCAGTATTTAAAGGCTCGCTAGGCATATTAGCTGAGCGCTTATTTTACCAAGAAGACTGTATTTAACAATGAGTACTATAGGAAAGGAAACTGTTGTGTTTTATAGCTTGCTTCTGCCTGCATATCATATTCAATGCTCATATATGCTTAGGAATGCTAACATGTGAAGGTGGATAGGATTTAAGCTCTGCACAATTAATGTTTGTATAAGTAAATGATCAATAACTTATTATTTTACATCATCGCTTATTATCTTACATCATCGCTTATTATCTTattaatattgaagctacagtcgggtctgtcgccggctgtttggagggctgcagcgagacccccgtgggacagaggacggcgtgggaagcctcattaggatccggaggctttccccacccaaggtgagtacccccaggggaggtttttgatgttacagagtctctttaaagggagtctgaagctactcggaaaaaaaaaacaataaacagatcctcacctaaggagagggaaggctcagggtcctatagagccttcctgttcctcccctGGTTCCCGTGTTCCACTGCTGGCTCCCCATTAGCAGTTTCCGACCGACTGCTCTCTGCCGCCACGGGAGACTTCTGAAGtttttcgggagcccgagtgctcccaaagatggggcGATCCGTGCTGCGCATGCGAGAGCATACTCTCTCGCACATTCGCAgtgtttgggagcactcaggttcCCGAAAACTTCCAAAGTCTCCTAGGGAGGGATATTTGAATGGAGGAGCCTGtggtggaacaaggggaccaggaaaggaacaggaaggctctatagaacacagaaccttccctctccttaggtgagtatcttttttttttttttctttttaggaatcgcttcagactcactttaaaaaaGGCTAGTCAACAAATCCCAGACCTCAGTCCAACTGAGAATCTCTATAGTGACTTGCAGATCGCTGCACACCAACACATCTCATCCGACTTGATGTTTGTGTTAGGTAATAGGTGAAAACCCCAGTGGCCAGCGGAGTACCTGCTATGCAATGCCACAGTTTTCACTTCTGCAGACCACCGGCGCCCACGATTCTTTCGGGCGTCTCTGGGTGCGGATATTTGCACTGTTTGCTGATAGTTGGGTGCCTCTCGGTGCCCAAATTTAGCATGCTAGCCGTTTTGTTttgggggagtggttaaggtttagGAGGGTAGGTTAATGTTGGGTAACACCAGGGGAGGAGAGTTTAGGGTTAGACACAACCACcagggggtttttagggttaggcaccaccggggggactTATGGTTAGGTGTCACTAGGggggtcttcgggttaggcaccaccagggcaggattctgtgaagagtagggttaggtttagctatagtaaaatattggtaaacattactgatattttaccatgGAATCCAGCAGAAGAATATTGCTAATTGTAGCAATATGCTACTAACGGCAAACTCCTGtgtccttttttccaggtgcctttatttTATGTATGCTTCACAAGATCAGATAGCCTTCTCCACTGTTTGACAAGCTGTAAGTTACGTCCAAAATCTTTCCTGCACTCAGCACATGAGTACGGCTTCAATCCTGAGTGAGATCTATTATGTTTTCCAAGCTGTGACTTCTgaacaaaaacatttcccacactccatACAGGAATATGGCTACTCACCAGTGTGAGTGATTTGATTTATGACAAGATGGGACTGGTTTACAAAACATTTCCAACATTcagaacatgcaaactttttctCACCTGTGTGGGATCTCTAATGTGTGACAAGCTGTGACTTGCATACAAAAGATTTCCCACAATCAGCACAGGAATATGGCTTCACTCCCAAGTGGGATCTCCCATATACAAGGTGTGATTTCTGCACAAACCACGCCCCACACTAACTGCAGGGATATGGCTTTTCAGCAGTGTGGATTCTTTGATAAGCCAAAAGTTTCAATTTGCTTCcacaacatttcccacactcagtaaagGAATGTGGGTTCACTTCTGAGTGATATCTCTGTTGCACGACAAGCTGCGATTTCAGTACAAactgtttcccacactcagaacaggaatatggcttttcaccagcgtggattCTTTCATGTCTCACGAGGTCTGATTTACTCCCAAAACTGCGATTTCAGTGCAAACTGTTTCCCAAACTCAATACAGGGATATGGCTTCTCGCTACTGTGAATTCTTCTATGTatgacttaaggtgcgtacacacatgcgactatagtcgtttgtaacgatcgttccccgatctttaccaacgacgatcgttacaaaaaacgaaccaccgactattaagtcaaacgacgaacgagccaaatcgctacaaaagaaagttctgtctcggcggattttaaccaacgacgatcgttt contains:
- the LOC137503995 gene encoding alcohol dehydrogenase 1-like isoform X1 — protein: MSTVGKIIKCKAAVVWDKKQPIVIEEVEVQPPKAHEVRIKMVAASICRTDDHAMQGDFADINFPIILGHEGAGIIESVGEGVTDLKPGDKVLPMCVPQCGKCSSCLNPHSNCCLKLHNSESQNVMPDKTPRFSCKGKPVYHFLWTSTFSEYIVMPHYSVAKLHDKMPLDKACLFGCGFTCGYGAAVKVAKVEPGTTCAVFGLGAVGLSAIIGCKVSGATRIIAVDINSSKFEKAKQFGATDCINPNDYSKPIQDVIVEMNGQGVHYSFECIGTTECMRAALECTQLGYGFSVIIGDAAPNEYITFDPYLLLTGRTWTGCVFGGYKSKESIPKLVNDYMAKKYNVDGLVSHTLPFHSIKEGFELLQAGKSIRTVLLF
- the LOC137503995 gene encoding alcohol dehydrogenase 1-like isoform X2; the protein is MCGTDVAAVPEMVAASICRTDDHAMQGDFADINFPIILGHEGAGIIESVGEGVTDLKPGDKVLPMCVPQCGKCSSCLNPHSNCCLKLHNSESQNVMPDKTPRFSCKGKPVYHFLWTSTFSEYIVMPHYSVAKLHDKMPLDKACLFGCGFTCGYGAAVKVAKVEPGTTCAVFGLGAVGLSAIIGCKVSGATRIIAVDINSSKFEKAKQFGATDCINPNDYSKPIQDVIVEMNGQGVHYSFECIGTTECMRAALECTQLGYGFSVIIGDAAPNEYITFDPYLLLTGRTWTGCVFGGYKSKESIPKLVNDYMAKKYNVDGLVSHTLPFHSIKEGFELLQAGKSIRTVLLF